In Agrobacterium tumefaciens, a single genomic region encodes these proteins:
- the rplF gene encoding 50S ribosomal protein L6: protein MSRIGKKPVPVPAGVTANVDGQKVTAKGPKGELFFVANDDIQLKLEDNGVSVTPANGTKEARSKWGMSRTMIENIFKGVKDGYERKLEINGVGYRAALQGKNLQLALGFSHDVVYEPPVGITIAVPKPTEIIVSGINKQQVGQVAAEIREYRGPEPYKGKGVKYAEERIVRKEGKKK, encoded by the coding sequence ATGTCTCGTATCGGTAAAAAGCCCGTTCCGGTTCCCGCAGGTGTGACGGCCAATGTCGACGGCCAGAAGGTCACTGCGAAGGGCCCGAAGGGTGAACTGTTTTTCGTCGCCAATGACGACATTCAGCTGAAGCTCGAAGATAACGGCGTTTCCGTAACCCCGGCTAACGGCACCAAGGAAGCTCGTTCGAAGTGGGGCATGTCCCGCACCATGATCGAGAACATCTTCAAGGGTGTTAAGGACGGCTATGAGCGCAAGCTCGAAATCAACGGCGTTGGTTACCGTGCCGCCCTGCAGGGCAAGAACCTGCAGCTGGCTCTCGGTTTCAGCCATGACGTTGTTTACGAGCCTCCGGTCGGCATCACCATTGCCGTGCCGAAGCCGACGGAAATCATCGTTTCCGGCATCAACAAGCAGCAGGTTGGCCAGGTAGCCGCGGAAATCCGCGAATACCGCGGTCCCGAGCCCTACAAGGGCAAGGGCGTGAAGTACGCTGAAGAGCGTATTGTCCGCAAAGAAGGCAAGAAGAAGTAA
- the rpsH gene encoding 30S ribosomal protein S8: MTMTDPLGDMLTRIRNGAARRKSSVSTPASSLRARVLDVLQSEGYIRGYSKVDFENGKAEFTIELKYYEGASVIREIGRVSKPGRRVYVSVKSIPQVANGLGITILSTPKGVMADHQAREQNVGGEVLCSVF; the protein is encoded by the coding sequence ATGACCATGACTGATCCTTTGGGTGATATGCTCACCCGCATCCGCAATGGTGCTGCTCGCCGTAAGTCTTCGGTAAGCACGCCTGCTTCCAGCCTGCGCGCACGCGTTCTCGACGTGCTGCAGTCTGAAGGCTACATTCGCGGTTATTCCAAGGTCGATTTCGAAAACGGCAAGGCCGAATTCACGATCGAACTGAAGTACTACGAAGGCGCGTCGGTGATCCGTGAGATCGGCCGCGTGTCCAAGCCGGGCCGCCGGGTTTATGTCTCGGTAAAGTCCATTCCGCAGGTCGCGAACGGCCTCGGCATCACCATCCTTTCGACTCCGAAGGGCGTGATGGCCGATCACCAGGCTCGCGAACAGAACGTTGGTGGCGAGGTTCTTTGCTCGGTCTTCTAA
- the rpsN gene encoding 30S ribosomal protein S14: protein MAKTSAVEKNKRRRKSVAQQATKRAALKAIVMNQSLPIEDRFKATLKLASLPRDGSKTRIRNRCEVTGRPRAFYRKLKMSRIALRELGNSGKVPGIVKSSW, encoded by the coding sequence ATGGCGAAAACAAGCGCAGTTGAAAAGAACAAGCGCCGCCGCAAGTCGGTCGCCCAGCAGGCTACCAAGCGTGCTGCACTCAAGGCGATCGTGATGAACCAGTCCCTTCCGATCGAAGACCGGTTCAAGGCCACTCTGAAGCTCGCTTCGCTGCCGCGTGACGGCTCGAAGACGCGTATCCGCAACCGCTGCGAAGTAACGGGCCGTCCGCGCGCGTTCTATCGCAAGCTCAAGATGTCGCGTATCGCGCTTCGTGAGCTGGGCAATTCCGGCAAGGTGCCGGGCATTGTCAAGTCGAGCTGGTAA